A genomic stretch from Mycobacterium malmoense includes:
- a CDS encoding TIGR03618 family F420-dependent PPOX class oxidoreductase has product MTTLREAVALAAAERGLAVVSTVRADATVQASLVNVGLLAHPATGEPALGFTTYGKVKLANLRARPQITVTFHKGWRWATVEGRTELVGPDDAQPWLTDADRLRLLLREVFTAAGGTHDNWGEYDRVMAEERRAVVLIVPTRVYGSG; this is encoded by the coding sequence ATGACGACATTGCGCGAAGCGGTGGCACTGGCGGCGGCGGAACGTGGTCTGGCGGTGGTGTCCACCGTCCGCGCCGACGCAACGGTGCAAGCCTCCCTGGTCAACGTTGGCCTGTTGGCGCACCCGGCAACCGGTGAACCGGCGCTGGGGTTTACCACCTACGGCAAGGTCAAGCTCGCCAACCTTCGGGCGCGGCCGCAGATAACCGTGACGTTTCACAAGGGATGGCGGTGGGCCACCGTCGAGGGCCGCACGGAGCTGGTCGGTCCCGACGACGCGCAGCCCTGGCTGACGGACGCCGATCGGTTGCGGCTCCTGCTTCGGGAGGTCTTCACGGCCGCGGGCGGCACCCACGACAACTGGGGCGAGTATGACCGGGTGATGGCCGAGGAGCGGCGCGCGGTGGTGCTGATCGTGCCGACCCGCGTCTACGGCAGCGGCTAA
- a CDS encoding enoyl-CoA hydratase/isomerase family protein: MTLLIDDQKRVRTLTLNRPEALNAFNEALYDATAEALWAAADDPEVAVVLLTGTGRGFSAGTDLAEMQARITDPNFTPGKHGFIGLIDALSAFPKPLICAVNGVGVGIGATILGYADLAFMSSTARLKCPFTSLGVAPEAASSYLLPQLVGRQNAAWLLMSSEWIDADEALRMGLVWRVCDPDELLPEARRHAEILAARPISSLMAVKHTMVEPIRPEIAAASARENAHFAELMGAQANAAALADFTNRR, from the coding sequence GTGACGCTGCTGATCGACGACCAAAAACGGGTGCGCACCCTCACGCTGAACCGGCCCGAGGCGCTCAACGCCTTCAACGAAGCCCTCTACGACGCCACCGCCGAGGCGCTGTGGGCCGCCGCCGACGATCCGGAGGTCGCCGTCGTCCTGCTGACCGGCACCGGCCGCGGGTTCAGCGCGGGCACGGACCTCGCCGAGATGCAGGCACGCATCACGGACCCCAATTTCACGCCGGGAAAGCACGGCTTCATCGGACTGATCGATGCGCTCAGCGCGTTTCCCAAGCCGTTGATCTGCGCGGTCAACGGCGTCGGCGTCGGGATCGGCGCCACCATCCTCGGCTACGCCGACCTGGCATTCATGTCGTCGACGGCGCGCCTGAAGTGTCCGTTCACCAGCCTGGGCGTGGCACCCGAGGCGGCATCGTCATACCTGCTGCCGCAGCTGGTGGGCCGGCAGAACGCCGCCTGGCTGCTGATGTCCTCGGAGTGGATCGACGCCGACGAGGCGTTGCGGATGGGCCTGGTCTGGCGGGTCTGCGATCCGGACGAGCTGCTGCCCGAAGCCCGTCGGCATGCCGAAATCCTTGCGGCGCGGCCGATCTCGAGCCTGATGGCCGTCAAGCACACGATGGTGGAACCGATCCGTCCGGAGATCGCCGCGGCCAGCGCGCGGG